A portion of the Thalassotalea sp. LPB0316 genome contains these proteins:
- a CDS encoding DNA-3-methyladenine glycosylase I, producing MAQESFEQLLARAVNRKGNLANVTLLLGDAPNASQLSQIGDDRFLAHFTKKVFQSGFVWRVVENKWPDFEEVFFQFNIEKVLMMPEEMLERKASDPRIIRNFNKVKTIKENAQMIFNEQQNGHSFAQFIQHWPSNDIIGLWAYLKKHGARLGGNTGPYALRALGKDTFLLSRDVEAYMRAFEIIDGGINTKSSHRAIQQCFNQWHEQSGLSYQQLSRLVALATGDNHLQVE from the coding sequence ATGGCGCAAGAGTCTTTTGAGCAATTACTGGCCAGAGCCGTAAACAGAAAGGGAAATTTGGCTAACGTCACCTTGTTACTTGGCGATGCTCCTAACGCGTCGCAATTAAGCCAAATAGGTGATGACAGATTTCTCGCACATTTCACCAAGAAAGTCTTTCAAAGTGGCTTTGTGTGGCGTGTGGTAGAGAATAAATGGCCAGATTTTGAAGAGGTGTTTTTTCAATTTAACATTGAGAAGGTATTGATGATGCCAGAAGAAATGCTTGAGCGAAAAGCCAGCGACCCACGTATCATTCGCAACTTCAACAAGGTTAAAACCATTAAAGAAAACGCACAAATGATCTTTAATGAGCAACAAAACGGGCACAGTTTCGCTCAGTTTATTCAACATTGGCCGTCTAACGATATTATCGGCTTATGGGCTTATTTAAAAAAACACGGCGCTCGCCTTGGCGGTAATACCGGCCCTTATGCTCTGAGAGCGCTCGGCAAAGATACCTTTTTGCTGTCTCGGGATGTTGAAGCCTATATGCGCGCTTTTGAGATCATTGACGGGGGTATCAATACCAAATCGAGCCATCGGGCAATTCAACAGTGCTTTAATCAATGGCATGAGCAAAGCGGCTTAAGTTATCAGCAGCTCAGCCGCCTCGTAGCACTAGCAACTGGCGACAATCATCTACAGGTAGAATAG
- a CDS encoding EAL domain-containing protein yields MKLVGQFFLLYCLLFGAQPSASVHHSAIHIGLEEGLRQGTVEHVFQDNRGFVWALNENGIDIYDGYRFRPLQGPDNIFADGYPVDVIQDNNSNIWIAFQGEGLFFYDPINNTQQNVLSADTGQNAYIVELAIADSGELLVLTSKALFTVDVNSKQVSELTKFDELINEEHALYSMITAGSMVFFGTRSGLFVYDLNKHQLKPLPKLLAKLSEDDGEHVLANKVYDLAIDEQNTLYLGTFRGLYSAKVDELLSHSEQQTGTFRYHQIDEETSTWSLHLNGQTLFVSDERGLFSFDIKTQVYQFIAAANHLAPEVSDERIINVSSDHLGRLWLSTSSRGLLILNQENDAVRNSYHQKHQISGLPSTEVWAFAQSPSQPEELWIGTSYGLAKENLRTGNIQHYFLDLANTFQFDENHIYNLQFISDDDLLVLSARNSYLLNISSGYRYFIPPDSPIGKVLNGDIYAISYDDAGMAWLTTSEQVYYVDFNQFTIVRKYSFSEPELANNLVNVLQRVDENRYLLTSNQALYLFDKTTGAVKKVFDNPYVSQNEALPFIKSYLDDAGQLWLSVSSKGLLVLNSETFEVIETINNDTHGIDNNVYGLVPDEQGDIWFSSHDGIYVVDAKTKTLRHFDRFDGLVGNEFNWGAALKLHNNHMAFGSTAGVSILDPKKLKDKAASRNKYPIQVSEFDVLSSSLSSALYTANQSTIPLSYDDIGIRIAFTDFDFVNVGDQKFLFELQGPEPVVFPATQDNFIVFPRLASGLHRLKVQTIPPDTGVPSEPFYVNFKVSYAPWKSPIAYLIYSLVAIITISYILYRRHLRQIALLAAHEEVKYRENRLQLALKGSNSDVWDWQASDDLLFSKRINQELGYKYAESAYQFSQHIDLIHPQDKGEFLSAWQKFLQRADLEENFSCTYRLKSDSGQWLWFKDLGKIVALDSQGKPTRVTGSYTNITETRAEEERAQYYGAAFAQTKDWVVIINHDLSKITANKAIRDVFGWQAEDLPMSTFAKTLPLSKRQFYVDLIQSLKAGESWRGDELVTLDNGKEYHVLINITVGESHLDKQAHYVCLITDITAQKNAEQELRYMANYDHLTGLPNRTLLLDRIEHAMTVVQRHNSEMALLFIDLDRFKQVNDSLGHDYGDLLLKVVTERLKFALRSEDTIARLGGDEFVVLIENYTAVKDVARIAQSLIDSLAQPFTLVEHIVTIGASIGIAIYPENAEDSAELLRSADIAMYHAKQNGRNHFQFFTNQMNEQVAERVRQEARLKLAVEENKFVNHYQPIIDASGSQTVGVELLLRWPSQDGLISPAIFIPMAEELGLISEMTIKSLNRALTDLARWRQVHSQLYLSLNVSAVHFHDQSLIKQISQLLSQHQLPPSALKIEVTESALIKEPEKATQTMVALTDFGIELALDDFGTGYSSLSYLKQLPLDILKVDRSFIDGIGKDKTDQAIVDATLVLANSLNMRCIAEGVETQDQLDYLRSKGCQFFQGYFFCKPMAASDIDIRVSKEAKLVSS; encoded by the coding sequence GTGAAGCTAGTTGGTCAATTTTTCTTACTGTATTGTTTATTGTTTGGGGCGCAGCCATCGGCTTCGGTTCACCACAGTGCTATTCATATAGGCCTTGAAGAGGGCTTAAGACAAGGAACTGTTGAGCACGTCTTCCAAGATAATCGAGGCTTTGTTTGGGCACTTAATGAAAATGGCATTGATATTTATGATGGCTATCGCTTTAGACCACTGCAGGGGCCTGATAATATCTTTGCAGATGGTTATCCTGTTGATGTTATTCAGGATAACAACAGCAATATATGGATAGCTTTTCAAGGTGAAGGGCTGTTTTTCTACGATCCGATCAATAACACTCAGCAAAATGTTTTATCTGCTGATACAGGACAAAACGCTTATATTGTTGAGTTAGCTATTGCTGATTCGGGCGAACTCTTAGTCTTAACCTCCAAAGCATTATTTACCGTAGATGTTAACAGCAAACAAGTGTCTGAATTAACTAAATTTGACGAGTTAATTAATGAAGAACACGCGCTTTATTCAATGATTACAGCAGGTTCTATGGTGTTTTTTGGGACGCGTTCAGGGTTATTTGTATACGACTTAAATAAACATCAGCTAAAACCACTACCTAAACTACTCGCCAAGCTATCAGAAGATGATGGTGAACATGTATTGGCAAACAAGGTTTATGATTTAGCGATTGATGAACAAAATACCTTATATTTAGGGACATTTCGTGGTTTGTATTCTGCCAAGGTCGATGAATTACTAAGCCATAGTGAACAACAAACAGGTACTTTTAGGTACCATCAAATCGATGAAGAAACCTCTACGTGGAGTTTGCATCTGAATGGCCAAACCTTGTTCGTTTCAGATGAACGCGGCTTATTTTCCTTCGATATAAAAACACAAGTTTACCAGTTTATAGCGGCTGCCAATCACTTAGCGCCAGAGGTAAGTGATGAACGGATCATCAACGTATCGAGTGATCACTTAGGTCGACTTTGGCTAAGCACAAGCTCTAGAGGCTTGTTGATTTTAAACCAAGAAAACGATGCCGTTCGCAACAGTTACCATCAAAAGCATCAGATTTCAGGCTTGCCGAGTACAGAAGTTTGGGCTTTCGCGCAATCACCAAGTCAACCAGAAGAGCTTTGGATTGGCACAAGTTATGGTCTTGCCAAAGAAAATTTGCGCACAGGTAATATTCAGCACTACTTTCTAGATTTGGCTAATACCTTTCAATTCGATGAAAACCATATTTATAATTTGCAGTTTATCAGTGACGACGATTTGTTAGTGCTGAGTGCTCGTAACAGCTATTTATTGAATATTTCTTCGGGGTATCGCTATTTTATTCCACCCGATTCACCGATTGGCAAAGTGTTAAATGGTGATATTTATGCCATTAGTTATGATGATGCAGGAATGGCTTGGTTAACCACTTCTGAGCAGGTTTATTACGTTGATTTTAATCAGTTTACAATTGTTAGAAAGTACAGTTTTTCCGAGCCTGAATTAGCGAATAATTTAGTCAACGTATTACAAAGAGTAGATGAAAACCGTTACTTACTCACATCGAATCAAGCGCTTTATCTATTTGACAAAACCACCGGCGCGGTTAAAAAAGTTTTTGATAACCCATATGTCAGTCAAAATGAGGCTTTGCCGTTTATCAAGTCTTACCTTGATGACGCAGGACAACTTTGGTTGTCAGTATCGAGTAAAGGCCTATTAGTGCTAAATAGTGAAACCTTTGAGGTTATTGAAACGATTAATAATGACACTCATGGTATCGATAATAATGTTTATGGCTTGGTGCCAGATGAACAAGGCGATATTTGGTTTAGTAGCCATGATGGCATCTATGTCGTCGATGCGAAAACTAAAACACTTCGTCATTTTGATCGTTTTGATGGTTTAGTTGGTAACGAGTTTAACTGGGGTGCCGCGCTAAAACTGCACAATAATCACATGGCATTCGGCTCAACGGCAGGTGTTAGTATTCTCGATCCTAAAAAATTGAAAGATAAGGCAGCAAGCCGGAATAAGTATCCTATTCAAGTGTCAGAGTTTGATGTGTTATCGTCAAGTTTGTCGTCGGCCTTATATACGGCTAATCAATCGACTATTCCATTGAGTTACGACGATATTGGCATTCGCATTGCCTTTACAGATTTTGATTTTGTCAATGTGGGTGATCAGAAGTTCTTGTTCGAGTTACAAGGCCCTGAACCAGTTGTTTTTCCGGCAACGCAAGATAACTTTATCGTTTTTCCCCGTTTAGCTTCGGGCCTTCACCGTCTTAAAGTGCAAACCATACCGCCAGATACGGGTGTGCCATCAGAGCCGTTTTACGTTAACTTTAAAGTGTCATATGCGCCATGGAAGTCGCCGATTGCTTATTTGATATATTCGCTCGTGGCTATTATTACTATTTCATACATACTTTATCGCCGTCATTTACGTCAAATTGCCCTGTTAGCCGCTCACGAAGAAGTTAAATATCGTGAAAATCGTCTGCAATTGGCATTAAAAGGCAGTAACAGTGATGTTTGGGATTGGCAAGCCAGTGATGATTTACTGTTTTCTAAACGAATCAACCAAGAACTTGGCTATAAATACGCAGAGAGTGCTTATCAATTTTCTCAGCATATTGATCTCATTCATCCACAAGACAAAGGTGAGTTTTTAAGTGCTTGGCAAAAGTTTTTACAACGCGCAGATCTCGAGGAAAACTTTAGCTGTACTTATCGTTTGAAGTCAGATTCTGGCCAGTGGTTGTGGTTTAAAGACTTAGGCAAAATTGTTGCGCTTGACAGTCAAGGCAAGCCAACTCGAGTCACCGGATCTTATACCAATATTACAGAAACTCGAGCGGAAGAAGAGCGTGCCCAATATTACGGTGCCGCTTTTGCTCAAACCAAAGATTGGGTAGTGATCATCAATCACGACTTAAGCAAAATTACCGCAAATAAAGCGATCAGAGACGTCTTTGGTTGGCAGGCAGAAGACTTGCCAATGTCAACTTTTGCTAAGACCTTACCGTTGAGTAAACGCCAATTTTACGTCGATTTAATTCAATCGTTAAAAGCGGGTGAAAGCTGGCGAGGTGATGAATTGGTCACATTGGATAATGGTAAAGAGTACCATGTTCTGATCAACATCACAGTTGGTGAGTCACACCTTGATAAACAAGCTCACTATGTCTGTTTGATCACCGATATCACCGCACAAAAAAATGCTGAGCAAGAATTGCGCTACATGGCAAACTATGATCACCTCACCGGTTTACCTAATCGCACCTTGTTGCTCGATCGTATCGAACATGCGATGACGGTAGTGCAACGTCATAACTCTGAAATGGCACTGTTGTTTATCGATCTAGATCGCTTTAAACAGGTTAATGATAGCTTAGGTCATGACTACGGTGATTTATTGCTCAAAGTTGTTACTGAACGTTTAAAGTTTGCGCTGAGATCCGAAGATACCATTGCTCGTTTAGGTGGTGATGAGTTTGTCGTGTTAATTGAAAATTACACCGCGGTTAAAGATGTCGCGAGAATAGCGCAAAGTTTAATTGATAGCTTGGCACAACCGTTTACCTTGGTCGAGCACATTGTTACGATTGGTGCGAGTATTGGTATTGCGATTTATCCAGAAAATGCTGAAGATTCGGCTGAGCTACTGCGCAGCGCCGATATTGCGATGTATCACGCGAAACAAAATGGTCGCAATCACTTTCAGTTCTTTACAAATCAAATGAATGAGCAAGTCGCTGAACGGGTCAGACAAGAAGCGCGGCTTAAATTAGCGGTTGAAGAAAACAAATTTGTAAACCACTACCAGCCAATTATTGACGCTTCAGGCTCACAGACCGTAGGCGTAGAGTTATTATTGCGCTGGCCAAGTCAAGATGGCTTGATTTCACCGGCTATTTTTATTCCAATGGCAGAAGAGCTTGGCTTGATTAGTGAGATGACCATAAAATCCTTGAATAGGGCATTAACTGATCTTGCAAGATGGCGTCAGGTCCATTCACAGTTATATTTGTCGCTCAATGTTTCTGCGGTTCATTTTCACGATCAATCTTTGATTAAACAAATCAGCCAGTTATTATCTCAACATCAGTTACCGCCTTCGGCACTCAAAATTGAGGTGACTGAATCTGCACTGATCAAAGAGCCAGAAAAAGCGACTCAGACGATGGTTGCATTGACTGACTTTGGTATTGAGCTAGCGTTAGATGATTTTGGTACTGGTTATTCGTCTCTTAGCTACTTGAAACAGTTACCTTTGGATATTCTCAAAGTTGATCGCAGCTTTATTGATGGCATTGGTAAAGACAAAACGGATCAAGCCATTGTTGATGCAACTTTGGTCCTCGCCAATAGTTTAAATATGCGCTGTATTGCTGAAGGTGTAGAAACGCAAGATCAACTAGACTATTTGCGCAGCAAGGGGTGTCAGTTTTTCCAAGGCTACTTTTTCTGTAAGCCGATGGCCGCAAGCGACATTGACATTCGGGTGAGCAAAGAAGCCAAGCTAGTAAGTAGTTAA
- a CDS encoding class I SAM-dependent methyltransferase, whose product MAKIVVGYCDKVDVDLAKRIATQWQFDYIGDVAAIKQRDDIDFLLQVEQQVLSLKKLDEPKLGGIVVDFVEGASAHRRKFGGGRGQDIAKAVGLKHGFSPTVLDATAGLGRDAFVLASLGCQVTLHERVPAVAALLENGLERGLLHHETTPIVEHMQLKHGSSIDNMADCGNHDVVYLDPMYPHREKSAAVKKEMRVFQTLVGEDLDADQLFAPAYDLATYRVVVKRPNYADYIAGKKPSMSIKMKKNRFDVYVKQAIPKG is encoded by the coding sequence ATGGCAAAAATTGTAGTCGGTTACTGCGACAAAGTTGATGTTGATTTAGCAAAACGCATTGCAACTCAATGGCAATTTGATTATATCGGTGATGTTGCCGCCATTAAACAGCGCGATGATATCGATTTCTTATTGCAAGTCGAGCAACAAGTCTTGTCTTTGAAAAAACTCGATGAACCTAAACTCGGTGGTATCGTCGTCGATTTTGTCGAGGGAGCTAGTGCTCATCGCCGCAAGTTTGGTGGTGGTAGAGGTCAAGATATTGCCAAAGCAGTGGGCTTAAAACACGGCTTTTCACCTACAGTATTAGACGCAACAGCAGGCTTAGGTCGCGATGCTTTTGTTTTAGCTAGTCTTGGTTGTCAGGTCACTTTACATGAACGCGTACCGGCAGTTGCGGCGTTACTTGAAAACGGTCTCGAGCGGGGGTTACTCCATCACGAAACCACGCCAATTGTTGAGCATATGCAACTGAAACACGGCTCATCAATCGATAATATGGCTGATTGTGGCAACCACGATGTGGTGTATCTTGATCCCATGTACCCACACAGGGAAAAATCTGCCGCAGTAAAAAAAGAAATGCGCGTGTTCCAAACCCTCGTTGGTGAAGATTTAGATGCCGACCAACTCTTTGCCCCGGCTTACGATTTAGCAACCTATCGCGTCGTGGTAAAGCGACCTAATTACGCCGATTATATTGCCGGTAAAAAGCCATCAATGAGCATCAAAATGAAGAAAAATCGCTTTGACGTTTACGTGAAACAGGCTATTCCTAAAGGTTGA
- the prlC gene encoding oligopeptidase A: protein MSNASVTQDLLPRFSQITPANIKADVEAAIAHCKNTIESALATDNHYTWQNLVMPIDDADDKLSRLWSPIGHLNSVKSSDELRQAYESCLPLLSEYSTYVGQHKGLYEAYQQIAESDEFANLSQAKQKVINDALRDFKLSGIALEQTQQQRYGEIVSRLSELGSTFSNNLLDATQAFTVNITDEADLAGLPQSAKDAAQELAQSKDKSGWLFTLDFPSYLPVMMYADNEALREQMYRAFVTRASDQGPNAGEYDNSAVMAEILALRHELATLLGFDNFAEKSLATKMATSTDEVFSFLRDLADKSKTQGQADYQEVINFAKDKHQKDSLHAWDLAYYSEKLKQERYAISDEQLRPYFPEARVVNGLFTVVNKLFNIEIKPRDGVDTWHKDVKFFDIFDQHSTLRGSFYLDLYAREKKRGGAWMDECICRRELSDGTIQLPVAYLTCNFNRPVGDKPALFTHDEVVTLFHEFGHGIHHMLTQVGDSGVSGINGVPWDAVELPSQFLENWCWQPEALAFISGHYETDEPLPQALLDKMLAAKNFQSAMQMLRQLEFSLFDFTMHAQYSPEQGDQIQQVLNQIRDEVAVVKAPDFNRFQHSFGHIFGGGYAAGYYSYKWAEVLSADAFSKFEEDGIFNPETGQSFLTNILEKGGSQEPAELFAAFRGRAPEIDALLRHSGIE from the coding sequence ATGTCGAATGCATCAGTAACCCAAGATTTATTGCCTCGCTTTTCACAAATAACGCCAGCAAACATCAAAGCCGACGTAGAAGCTGCCATCGCTCACTGCAAAAACACTATCGAGAGCGCACTGGCAACAGACAATCATTACACTTGGCAAAATTTGGTCATGCCGATTGACGATGCCGACGATAAACTCAGCCGCCTGTGGTCACCTATTGGTCATCTAAACTCAGTGAAGAGTAGCGATGAATTGCGTCAAGCTTATGAATCTTGCTTACCTTTATTGTCGGAATACTCGACCTATGTAGGCCAACACAAAGGTTTATACGAGGCCTACCAGCAAATAGCTGAAAGCGACGAATTTGCCAATTTAAGCCAAGCAAAACAAAAAGTGATCAACGACGCCTTACGCGATTTTAAACTCTCTGGTATCGCACTAGAACAAACGCAACAACAACGCTACGGCGAAATCGTTAGTCGACTATCAGAGCTCGGCTCAACTTTTAGCAACAACTTGCTCGACGCCACTCAAGCGTTTACCGTCAATATTACCGATGAAGCTGACTTAGCAGGCTTGCCACAAAGTGCCAAAGATGCGGCACAAGAACTTGCGCAAAGCAAAGACAAATCAGGTTGGTTATTTACCCTCGATTTTCCAAGCTACTTACCGGTGATGATGTATGCCGATAACGAGGCATTGCGAGAGCAAATGTATCGCGCTTTTGTTACCCGTGCATCAGATCAAGGGCCAAATGCCGGTGAATATGATAACTCAGCAGTGATGGCTGAAATATTAGCGTTACGCCACGAACTCGCTACATTGTTGGGCTTTGATAACTTTGCAGAGAAGTCGTTAGCGACCAAAATGGCAACATCAACCGATGAAGTTTTTAGTTTTTTACGCGACTTAGCCGACAAATCGAAAACACAAGGTCAAGCCGACTATCAAGAAGTCATTAATTTTGCCAAAGATAAACACCAAAAAGACAGTTTACACGCGTGGGATTTAGCGTATTACAGCGAGAAGCTAAAACAGGAAAGGTATGCTATTTCTGACGAGCAGCTGCGTCCGTACTTTCCCGAAGCGCGCGTCGTAAATGGCTTATTTACCGTAGTTAACAAGCTTTTTAACATTGAGATAAAGCCACGTGATGGTGTTGATACTTGGCACAAAGACGTTAAATTTTTTGATATTTTTGATCAACATAGCACCTTGCGCGGTAGCTTCTACTTAGATCTTTATGCCCGCGAGAAAAAGCGCGGTGGCGCTTGGATGGATGAGTGTATTTGCCGTCGAGAGTTAAGCGACGGAACAATTCAGTTACCGGTTGCCTATTTAACGTGTAACTTTAATCGCCCAGTGGGCGACAAACCAGCACTTTTCACTCATGATGAAGTTGTCACACTATTCCACGAATTTGGTCATGGTATTCACCATATGCTGACGCAAGTTGGCGATAGCGGCGTTTCAGGCATCAATGGCGTACCTTGGGATGCCGTTGAATTACCTAGCCAATTTTTGGAAAACTGGTGTTGGCAGCCTGAAGCACTAGCCTTTATTTCTGGTCACTACGAAACAGACGAGCCATTGCCACAAGCGTTATTAGATAAGATGCTCGCCGCGAAAAACTTCCAATCGGCAATGCAAATGCTAAGACAGCTTGAATTTAGCTTATTTGACTTCACCATGCACGCGCAATACTCACCTGAGCAAGGCGATCAAATTCAACAAGTGCTCAACCAAATACGCGATGAAGTAGCCGTTGTTAAAGCACCAGATTTTAACCGCTTTCAACACAGTTTCGGCCATATATTTGGTGGTGGTTACGCCGCCGGTTACTACAGTTATAAATGGGCTGAAGTGCTATCAGCAGACGCCTTTTCGAAATTTGAAGAAGATGGTATTTTTAACCCCGAAACCGGTCAGTCTTTCTTGACCAACATTCTCGAAAAAGGTGGCTCACAAGAGCCTGCTGAGCTATTTGCTGCCTTTAGGGGCCGAGCACCAGAAATTGATGCTCTCCTGCGCCACAGCGGTATTGAGTAA